Proteins encoded together in one Miscanthus floridulus cultivar M001 chromosome 16, ASM1932011v1, whole genome shotgun sequence window:
- the LOC136510880 gene encoding uncharacterized protein yields MVEGPGKALKAVNLDELHAQVYLRRVGDEQEQRWYLDSSASNHMTGSKAAFSELDDDVTGTVKFGDGSRVAIRGRDTIIFRCQNGGHRTLMDVYYIPQLRSSIISIGQLEERSSEVLIKDGVLKIRDREQ; encoded by the coding sequence atggtggaaggacctgggaaggccctgaaagctgtcaacctcgacgaactaCATGCCCAAGTCTACCTCAGACGTGTGGGcgacgagcaggagcagcggtggtatctagactctagtgccagcaaccacatgacgggctccaaggcagccttctccgagctcgacgacgatgttaccggtacggtgaagtttggtgatggttCAAGGGTGGCTATTCGAGGGCGCGACACCattatcttcaggtgccagaatgggGGGCACCGCAcgctaatggatgtatattacatcccacagctgcgttcgagcatcatcagcattggtcaacTAGAAGAGCgcagtagcgaggtactgatcaaggatggagtcctcaagatcagggaccgggagcagtga
- the LOC136510879 gene encoding uncharacterized mitochondrial protein AtMg00810-like, whose product MSDLGALSYYLGIEVRQGKEELTLGQNAYALKLLERNDMAECKPCVTPMEERLKLTKTSTTAKVDATLYRSIGGGLRYLVHTRLDITFAVGYVSRFIEDPREDH is encoded by the coding sequence atgagcgatctcggtgcactctcctactacctcggcatcgaggtgagacaggggaaagaggaactcacgctcgggcAGAACGCGTATGCcttgaagctgttggagcggaacgacatggctgagtgcaagccatgcgtgactccgatggaggagcggctgaagctgacaaagACCAGCActacggcgaaggtggatgcaacactctaccggagcatcggcggcggtctgcgctaccttgtcCACACGAGGCTAGACATTActttcgccgtgggctacgtcagtcgcttcatagaggatcctcgagaggatcactag